A genomic segment from Tindallia californiensis encodes:
- the hydA gene encoding dihydropyrimidinase, translated as MDLIIKNGTIVTAKDTYAADVGIKDGKVVLIGKVLRHSDAEIVDASGKLILPGAIDSNTHLGMPLNNIQAADDCASGTCAAACGGTTTIFDYVIQQPGESMMETIRKRNDLFEKGSYIDYSFNVSLTNVTPEILKEFKEAVDFGVNQFKIFMIYSKEHLMTDDGTFVKAMILAKELGARMAVHAENPYIINMHTEEFLAEGKGHPWYHYQSRQEYVETEAVKRAVYWATSFNTPLYIPHLACKEGLDEISRARNEGYDILAETCPHYLYFTNEVYKYEGAQNYVCSPPIKGPESQDALWDGIKRGDISIVATDHSPFQSHEKAAGLEDYTKIPNGVMGIENMYPYMLSEANKGRLSFNKVVEVCSSNPAHLFGCAPQKGTIAIGSDADLVVYDPEKTFVVKPEKMHSNVDHTIWDGVEFSGYPIKTFSRGKLIYDNEKFVGEKGWGQFLKRNPLY; from the coding sequence ATGGATTTAATCATCAAGAACGGAACAATTGTGACCGCTAAAGACACTTATGCAGCCGACGTGGGCATAAAGGATGGCAAGGTAGTTTTAATCGGCAAGGTTCTCAGACACTCAGATGCAGAAATCGTCGATGCGTCCGGAAAACTGATTCTCCCTGGCGCCATTGATAGTAATACGCATCTTGGAATGCCGTTAAATAATATTCAGGCTGCTGATGACTGTGCATCCGGTACTTGTGCAGCTGCCTGCGGTGGAACAACCACCATTTTTGACTATGTTATTCAACAACCGGGAGAAAGCATGATGGAAACCATTCGCAAAAGAAATGACCTTTTCGAAAAAGGGTCTTATATTGATTATTCCTTTAATGTTTCTCTTACCAATGTCACCCCTGAAATACTGAAAGAATTTAAAGAAGCTGTGGATTTTGGAGTCAATCAATTCAAAATTTTTATGATTTACAGCAAGGAGCATCTTATGACAGATGACGGCACTTTTGTCAAAGCCATGATCCTAGCCAAGGAGTTAGGTGCTCGGATGGCGGTACATGCTGAAAACCCTTATATTATTAATATGCATACGGAGGAATTTTTAGCCGAAGGAAAAGGGCATCCATGGTACCATTACCAAAGTCGTCAGGAATACGTTGAAACAGAAGCTGTGAAACGTGCTGTTTACTGGGCTACTTCCTTCAACACACCTTTATATATCCCACATTTAGCTTGCAAAGAAGGTTTAGACGAAATATCAAGAGCACGCAATGAAGGTTATGATATTCTGGCAGAAACATGCCCACATTATCTCTACTTCACCAATGAAGTTTATAAATATGAAGGGGCTCAAAACTATGTTTGTTCGCCACCTATTAAAGGACCAGAAAGTCAGGATGCTTTATGGGACGGCATTAAACGTGGGGATATTTCAATTGTTGCTACGGACCATAGCCCTTTCCAGTCCCATGAAAAGGCGGCCGGCTTAGAAGATTATACAAAAATTCCTAATGGCGTTATGGGAATCGAAAATATGTATCCTTATATGCTTAGTGAAGCGAATAAAGGTAGACTATCTTTCAACAAAGTAGTGGAAGTGTGTTCCAGTAACCCAGCGCATCTTTTTGGCTGTGCACCTCAAAAGGGCACGATTGCCATCGGCAGCGATGCCGATCTGGTCGTTTATGACCCAGAAAAAACCTTTGTAGTAAAACCCGAAAAAATGCATTCTAATGTCGATCACACTATTTGGGACGGTGTTGAATTTTCCGGGTATCCTATCAAGACATTCTCTCGCGGAAAATTAATTTACGATAACGAAAAATTTGTGGGCGAAAAAGGTTGGGGACAGTTTCTAAAGCGAAATCCACTTTATTAA